One region of Nitrosopumilaceae archaeon genomic DNA includes:
- a CDS encoding ATP-binding protein, with translation MIATGIENLDKLLRGGIRGGMITDIYGPSGSGKTQLLLQICVNSLACDGMILYQDATGSFRPERLIEFLKAKGMDQKLLDKMIVGRITNTVEQLSYVDKILEIENLTLVVIDNVTDLFSFEYSKESNSLAKHIAFMEYMHKLAHVAIKRQIPVVVTNITRKSDDEERESLDRSISMFTHQKIKLEKIGQKYTAQVFPSFNGKKITDYIITQIGLEDSP, from the coding sequence ATGATTGCAACTGGAATTGAGAATCTAGACAAACTCCTAAGGGGTGGCATAAGAGGTGGGATGATTACTGACATATATGGTCCAAGTGGATCAGGCAAAACACAGCTATTGTTACAGATTTGTGTAAACTCATTAGCATGTGATGGAATGATTTTGTATCAAGATGCTACTGGTAGTTTTAGACCAGAAAGATTGATTGAATTTCTTAAAGCAAAAGGAATGGATCAAAAACTTCTTGATAAAATGATTGTTGGAAGAATAACAAATACTGTTGAACAACTAAGTTATGTAGATAAAATATTAGAAATTGAGAATTTAACTCTCGTTGTAATAGACAATGTAACCGATCTGTTTTCATTTGAATATTCAAAGGAATCAAACTCGTTGGCAAAACACATTGCATTTATGGAATATATGCACAAATTGGCACATGTTGCTATAAAAAGACAAATTCCTGTAGTTGTGACCAACATAACTAGAAAATCAGATGATGAAGAAAGAGAAAGTTTGGATAGATCGATAAGTATGTTCACACATCAAAAAATCAAATTAGAAAAAATTGGGCAAAAGTACACAGCACAAGTTTTTCCATCATTTAATGGCAAGAAAATTACTGATTATATAATTACACAGATCGGGTTAGAAGATTCACCTTAA
- a CDS encoding U6 snRNA-associated Sm-like protein LSm6, with product MSQAQPKRPLTTLQKGINKKVTVRLKSEIEYKGKMNNVDSYMNLIMTDAEEISNGKVIANYGRVIVRGNNVLFIRLENEL from the coding sequence TTGTCGCAAGCGCAGCCAAAAAGACCGTTGACAACTTTACAGAAAGGTATTAACAAGAAAGTTACTGTCAGACTGAAAAGCGAAATAGAATACAAAGGAAAAATGAACAATGTTGATTCATATATGAATTTGATTATGACTGATGCTGAAGAAATAAGCAATGGAAAAGTGATTGCAAATTACGGTAGAGTTATTGTAAGAGGAAATAATGTTCTTTTCATCAGATTAGAAAATGAACTTTAA
- the metK gene encoding methionine adenosyltransferase, whose product MGRNYLFTSESVTEGHPDKVCDQISDAILDEFLKQDPESRVAVETLTTTGIVVVAGEVTSRAKFDVQDVVRKTLREIGYDDPQFGFDAESCSVLVSLHSQSPDISQGVSSTENKEQGAGDQGLMFGYATNETEEMMPMPIMLAHKLTKKLAEVRKNKSLPWVRPDGKSQVTVEYEDGKPKKLETIVIATQHSPEISNEQIKREIIEKVIKPVCGKYWHDKIKVHVNPTGRFVIGGPPGDAGLTGRKIIVDTYGGMGRHGGGAFSGKDPSKVDRSACYMCRYIAKNIVAAGLAERCEVQVAYAIGVAEPVSLMVSTFDTSKIPEEQIENLVRKHFDMRPAALISQLQLKRPIYRKTAAYGHFGRNEPEFNWEKTDKAEVLRKAAGL is encoded by the coding sequence ATGGGGCGAAATTACCTCTTTACGTCAGAATCAGTAACAGAAGGACATCCAGACAAAGTATGTGATCAAATTTCTGATGCAATTTTAGATGAGTTTCTAAAGCAGGATCCAGAATCAAGAGTCGCAGTTGAAACCTTGACTACGACTGGAATAGTAGTAGTTGCAGGTGAGGTTACATCTAGAGCAAAATTTGACGTGCAGGATGTGGTAAGAAAAACATTGCGTGAGATTGGCTATGATGATCCCCAATTTGGTTTTGATGCAGAATCATGTAGTGTCCTAGTTTCATTACATTCACAAAGCCCAGACATATCTCAGGGTGTTTCGTCAACTGAGAACAAGGAACAAGGTGCAGGAGATCAGGGATTGATGTTCGGATATGCAACAAATGAAACTGAGGAAATGATGCCAATGCCAATTATGCTAGCTCATAAACTCACTAAGAAACTTGCAGAGGTTAGAAAAAATAAATCCCTTCCTTGGGTAAGACCAGATGGAAAATCACAAGTGACAGTAGAATATGAAGATGGAAAACCAAAAAAACTTGAAACTATAGTAATCGCTACACAACACTCTCCAGAAATAAGTAATGAACAAATAAAAAGAGAGATAATTGAAAAGGTAATCAAACCAGTTTGTGGAAAATACTGGCATGATAAAATCAAAGTTCATGTTAATCCAACTGGTAGATTTGTTATCGGAGGACCTCCTGGTGATGCAGGTCTTACTGGAAGAAAAATTATCGTAGATACCTATGGAGGAATGGGAAGACATGGTGGTGGTGCATTTTCTGGAAAGGATCCATCCAAAGTAGACAGATCAGCATGTTACATGTGCAGATATATTGCAAAGAATATCGTAGCTGCTGGATTAGCTGAAAGATGTGAAGTTCAAGTTGCATATGCAATTGGCGTTGCAGAACCTGTATCTCTAATGGTAAGTACATTTGATACAAGTAAGATTCCAGAAGAACAAATTGAAAATCTAGTCAGAAAACACTTTGACATGAGACCTGCTGCATTAATATCTCAATTACAACTAAAACGTCCAATTTATAGAAAAACTGCAGCCTATGGTCACTTTGGAAGAAATGAGCCTGAGTTTAATTGGGAAAAAACTGACAAAGCCGAGGTACTAAGAAAGGCCGCTGGTCTTTAA
- a CDS encoding NAD(P)H-binding protein, with protein sequence MIRKNSLKVAITGANGFVGKNVGKALAKKGISVIGIVRKGKGSSINFGEVISSKDLSENHLTSKLRGYAALLHFIGKGKQTVDSDYQKVNVGLTKNAIKLCKKAKIKKIIYISGLGVSKDATFGYFISKFQAEQEIINSGLDYTILRASYIIGKDDPLSNFLFKQIKKGTIMIPGSGRYRLQPIFIGDVAEVIFQSIIQKKFSYKIIDLVGPKTVTFNDYVRDFLQGGKTFIKNMDLEDAYHTALNNPKMDFGVDDLNILVGDYVGNHKKLQSMFGIEFKTHKAVLKTSGLS encoded by the coding sequence ATGATACGCAAAAATTCGCTAAAAGTGGCAATAACTGGTGCTAATGGCTTTGTAGGCAAAAATGTTGGGAAAGCATTAGCAAAAAAAGGAATCTCTGTAATTGGAATTGTACGTAAAGGCAAAGGATCTTCTATTAACTTTGGAGAAGTTATTTCATCAAAAGATCTTTCTGAAAACCATCTTACTTCAAAACTGCGCGGATACGCTGCACTCTTGCATTTTATTGGCAAAGGAAAACAAACAGTTGATTCTGATTATCAAAAAGTAAATGTAGGTCTTACAAAAAACGCAATAAAGCTATGCAAAAAAGCTAAAATTAAAAAAATAATTTACATTAGCGGACTAGGTGTAAGTAAAGATGCTACTTTTGGATACTTTATTTCTAAATTCCAAGCAGAACAAGAAATAATTAATTCAGGTTTAGATTACACAATTCTTCGTGCATCATACATAATAGGCAAAGATGATCCATTGTCTAATTTTCTTTTTAAACAAATAAAAAAAGGAACTATAATGATTCCTGGTTCGGGTAGATATCGACTGCAACCAATTTTCATAGGAGATGTTGCAGAAGTTATCTTTCAATCAATCATACAAAAAAAGTTTTCATACAAAATTATTGATCTTGTGGGACCAAAGACAGTAACATTCAATGACTATGTTAGAGATTTTCTTCAAGGAGGAAAAACTTTCATAAAGAATATGGATTTAGAGGATGCGTATCATACAGCATTAAATAATCCAAAAATGGATTTTGGTGTGGACGATTTGAATATTTTAGTTGGAGATTATGTTGGAAATCACAAAAAATTGCAAAGTATGTTTGGAATTGAATTTAAAACACACAAAGCAGTCTTAAAGACCAGCGGCCTTTCTTAG
- a CDS encoding DnaJ domain-containing protein — protein MNTTDCYQILGVQKGASQKEIKSAYRRLSLKYHPDRNMGEKDGERFKQIIEAYQTLKLEEKKKDRKSEVDIAHTYTEFWKQYDKKVNEEQFDRVNFAGFQNPFGVNVPENYSHNQEKEPSQISTHVILYVGLGLVAVWIILSEILK, from the coding sequence TTGAACACTACTGATTGTTACCAAATTTTAGGAGTTCAAAAAGGTGCATCTCAAAAAGAGATAAAAAGTGCCTACAGAAGACTTTCTCTAAAATATCATCCTGATAGGAATATGGGAGAAAAAGATGGCGAAAGATTCAAGCAAATTATAGAAGCTTATCAAACCCTTAAACTAGAAGAAAAAAAGAAAGATCGAAAATCAGAAGTGGACATAGCACATACATATACTGAATTTTGGAAACAATATGATAAAAAAGTAAACGAGGAACAGTTTGACAGAGTAAATTTTGCTGGATTTCAGAATCCATTTGGTGTAAACGTACCAGAAAACTATAGTCATAACCAAGAAAAAGAACCTTCACAAATTTCTACACATGTCATTTTGTATGTAGGTCTTGGTCTTGTAGCAGTGTGGATAATTCTCTCAGAGATTTTAAAGTAA
- a CDS encoding cobalt-precorrin-5B (C(1))-methyltransferase: protein MESEAKLKGKLKTGFTTGTCATAGAKAGILAILNQKKIDVVDVTLPKKSKIQIKILSCQFDKHSAKCTVIKDGGDDPDVTHGAEIITHVSLIDKPNQIEIDGGDGVGRVTKPGLGLEINSAAINPTPKKMIIENIQEIGKEILEKNGVNVIVSVPRGKELATKTDNPRLGIIGGISILGTSGIVIPYSTASFAASIRQSLDVTIAMGNNIVVLTTGGRSEDFSREIIKLPDHCFIQMGDFSGYTLQQCAKRPIKKAYVAGFIGKLTKMAMGVKQTHVKGSKIDMKFLSDLAQKCNAKNETIEEVKKANTARHVYEIVMKENIVDFFDAVCLEVYNQLRKHSEAKFELDVIMFDFNGKIIGRFPR from the coding sequence ATGGAAAGTGAGGCAAAACTAAAGGGCAAACTTAAGACTGGTTTTACAACTGGAACTTGTGCAACTGCTGGTGCAAAAGCAGGAATTTTAGCAATCCTAAATCAAAAAAAAATTGATGTCGTGGATGTAACTTTGCCTAAAAAATCTAAGATTCAAATTAAAATCTTAAGTTGTCAATTTGATAAACATAGTGCAAAATGTACAGTCATAAAAGATGGTGGGGATGATCCAGACGTTACACATGGTGCAGAAATAATTACGCATGTTTCACTTATAGATAAACCAAATCAGATAGAAATTGATGGCGGTGATGGTGTAGGACGAGTAACAAAGCCAGGTCTTGGTCTTGAAATAAATTCTGCAGCAATAAATCCAACTCCAAAAAAGATGATAATTGAAAACATTCAGGAAATCGGAAAAGAAATTCTTGAAAAAAATGGTGTAAATGTTATTGTCTCAGTTCCAAGGGGAAAGGAGCTTGCAACAAAAACGGATAATCCAAGACTTGGAATTATTGGTGGCATCTCAATTTTAGGTACAAGCGGAATTGTGATACCATATTCTACTGCTTCTTTTGCAGCTTCAATCAGACAGAGTCTTGATGTTACAATCGCAATGGGAAATAATATTGTTGTATTAACAACAGGTGGAAGAAGCGAAGATTTTTCAAGAGAAATAATAAAACTTCCTGATCATTGTTTTATACAAATGGGAGATTTTTCAGGATATACACTTCAACAATGTGCAAAACGACCAATCAAAAAAGCATATGTTGCAGGTTTTATTGGAAAACTAACAAAGATGGCAATGGGCGTAAAACAAACTCATGTCAAAGGTTCCAAAATTGACATGAAGTTTCTGTCAGATCTTGCGCAAAAATGTAATGCAAAAAATGAAACCATCGAGGAAGTAAAAAAAGCAAACACTGCAAGACATGTCTATGAAATTGTCATGAAAGAAAACATTGTAGATTTTTTTGATGCTGTTTGCTTGGAAGTTTACAATCAACTAAGAAAACATTCTGAAGCCAAGTTTGAACTTGATGTCATAATGTTTGATTTTAATGGTAAAATAATAGGAAGGTTTCCTAGATAG
- a CDS encoding cobalamin biosynthesis protein gives MEKVAILAITKNGISIALSLKKQFPSWKIFAPSKFSNNDSQIDWFEDSTTAKIGDLFKTHEALICIFSLGAVIRLVSPHMKDKKTDPAVVVIDDTGKFAISTLSGHLGGANQLTEDIAKILSATPVITTAADVNKTIAVDLVGKEFGWKIDDDSTVTRVSAFMVNEEKIGVYQDAGEKDWWTPKKEFPKNVTIYNSFEELRNSNSKGYLIISDKEIEDRELLKNSVVYRPKTLVVGVGLHWDTSKDTIKEGVEFCMKKFNLSPKSIVRFSSIKKESDVVGLQELAKEWNIPVDYFEKEQLAQIAIPNPSETVQAFEGTPSVSEASALRSSGGKLVIEKQKFPPNLTVAIARITK, from the coding sequence ATGGAAAAAGTTGCCATATTAGCAATTACAAAAAACGGAATTTCAATTGCCTTATCGCTAAAAAAACAATTTCCTTCATGGAAAATTTTTGCACCATCTAAATTTTCAAATAATGACTCACAAATTGACTGGTTCGAGGACTCTACTACCGCAAAAATAGGAGATCTCTTCAAAACTCATGAAGCTCTCATATGCATATTCTCACTTGGTGCAGTGATTAGACTAGTCTCACCTCATATGAAAGACAAAAAGACAGATCCTGCAGTAGTTGTCATTGATGACACTGGCAAGTTTGCAATAAGCACCCTTTCAGGACATTTAGGAGGAGCAAACCAGCTTACAGAAGATATTGCCAAGATTTTGAGTGCAACACCTGTCATCACTACTGCTGCAGATGTCAACAAAACGATTGCAGTTGATTTGGTTGGAAAAGAATTTGGCTGGAAGATAGATGATGATTCTACTGTAACAAGAGTAAGTGCATTTATGGTAAATGAAGAAAAAATTGGAGTCTATCAGGATGCGGGCGAAAAGGATTGGTGGACTCCAAAAAAAGAATTTCCAAAGAATGTAACTATTTACAATAGTTTTGAAGAGTTGAGAAATTCTAATTCTAAAGGATATTTGATAATTTCTGATAAAGAAATAGAAGACAGGGAATTGTTAAAAAACTCTGTAGTATACAGACCAAAGACTTTGGTTGTTGGAGTAGGCCTACATTGGGACACTAGTAAAGACACAATCAAAGAAGGAGTAGAATTTTGTATGAAAAAATTTAATCTAAGCCCAAAATCAATTGTAAGATTTTCATCAATAAAAAAAGAATCAGATGTAGTAGGATTACAAGAACTGGCAAAGGAATGGAATATTCCAGTAGATTATTTTGAAAAAGAGCAGCTTGCCCAAATTGCCATACCAAACCCATCAGAAACTGTGCAAGCCTTTGAGGGCACTCCAAGTGTTTCAGAAGCTTCAGCACTACGAAGCTCTGGCGGAAAACTAGTAATTGAAAAGCAGAAATTTCCACCAAACTTAACTGTAGCAATAGCGAGAATCACAAAATGA
- a CDS encoding CbiX/SirB N-terminal domain-containing protein has product MKRGLLLIDRGSREDEVKDELRYICSKAKESGGYQFSDYCFLEVVPPFIEEGMENCFKQDIDALTIVPYFLYPGKKVKLAVNKAIEMISKSKMKIKIAKPITLHKSLPDIVHAKVDDIITKNKITFSRKEMDLLLIGHGSKDPNAKTSLQYVVDGLQDSYRNVSLCWLEIEEPNIKQGIDICAKNNPNVLVIVPYFLHRGAHVKRDIYEDLNPAMEKSGIKNIFITKHLGTDVKLIDLVIERAKEVEK; this is encoded by the coding sequence ATGAAAAGAGGATTATTACTAATAGATAGAGGTAGTAGAGAAGACGAGGTAAAAGACGAATTAAGATACATTTGCTCTAAAGCCAAAGAATCTGGGGGTTACCAATTCTCAGATTATTGCTTTTTGGAGGTGGTTCCACCCTTTATTGAGGAAGGTATGGAAAATTGCTTCAAACAAGACATAGATGCCCTGACAATTGTTCCATATTTTTTGTACCCTGGAAAAAAAGTCAAACTAGCAGTAAACAAGGCAATTGAAATGATATCAAAAAGTAAAATGAAGATCAAAATTGCAAAACCAATCACCTTACACAAATCTTTGCCAGATATTGTACATGCTAAAGTTGATGATATTATTACAAAAAACAAGATCACGTTTTCAAGAAAAGAGATGGATTTGTTACTTATTGGTCATGGAAGCAAGGATCCTAATGCAAAAACCTCTTTGCAATATGTTGTTGACGGGTTACAAGATTCATACCGAAATGTATCTCTCTGTTGGCTAGAAATAGAAGAGCCCAACATCAAACAAGGAATAGATATCTGTGCTAAAAACAATCCAAATGTATTGGTAATTGTTCCATATTTTTTGCATAGAGGTGCACATGTCAAACGAGATATATATGAAGATCTAAATCCAGCAATGGAAAAATCTGGAATTAAAAATATTTTCATAACAAAACATCTTGGTACAGATGTTAAATTGATAGATCTAGTTATAGAAAGAGCAAAGGAAGTTGAGAAATGA
- a CDS encoding precorrin-8X methylmutase — MITQKGQSIEDKSMEIIENEIGSHSYSKDEWPIVRRVIHSTADFDFARQNMIVFHKNSISSGINALKNGCNIIVDVNGVIGGLNKENLKEFGNKAICNISEPKIVEEAKKLNKTRAQTSMRMAASEMNGGVIAIGNAPTALIEVIQMIKENVTHPALVIGIPVGFVCAVESKEELQTIDIPYITNKGRKGGSPCASAIVNALFKIVKEKTKG, encoded by the coding sequence ATGATTACTCAGAAGGGCCAATCAATTGAGGACAAGAGCATGGAAATAATTGAAAACGAGATAGGCTCTCATTCATATTCAAAAGACGAATGGCCAATAGTTAGAAGAGTAATTCATTCTACTGCAGATTTTGATTTTGCACGACAAAACATGATTGTTTTTCATAAAAATTCCATATCAAGCGGCATTAATGCCTTGAAAAATGGCTGTAATATCATAGTAGATGTAAATGGTGTCATTGGTGGACTAAACAAGGAAAACCTGAAGGAGTTTGGAAACAAGGCAATTTGTAACATATCCGAGCCAAAAATTGTAGAAGAGGCAAAGAAACTCAACAAGACACGTGCACAGACCTCTATGCGAATGGCTGCCTCAGAAATGAACGGAGGGGTGATTGCAATAGGCAATGCTCCCACAGCACTAATAGAAGTGATTCAGATGATAAAGGAGAACGTAACACATCCAGCTCTTGTAATTGGTATTCCAGTTGGTTTTGTATGTGCAGTAGAATCAAAAGAAGAACTTCAAACAATTGACATACCATACATTACAAACAAGGGTCGTAAGGGAGGAAGTCCTTGTGCGTCTGCAATAGTTAATGCGTTGTTCAAGATCGTAAAAGAGAAAACAAAAGGCTAA